A single window of Sulfurovum riftiae DNA harbors:
- the trxA gene encoding thioredoxin — MAKYVELTSENFEATVAEGVTMVDFWAPWCGPCRMIAPVVEELAEEFEGKATIAKVNTDEQQELAVKYGIRSIPAILFFKDGEVVDQMVGAASKDAFAEKINAQL; from the coding sequence ATGGCAAAATATGTAGAATTGACAAGCGAAAATTTCGAAGCAACAGTAGCTGAAGGTGTAACAATGGTAGACTTTTGGGCTCCATGGTGCGGACCTTGTAGAATGATCGCTCCGGTTGTTGAAGAACTTGCAGAAGAGTTCGAAGGTAAAGCGACTATCGCAAAAGTGAACACAGACGAGCAGCAGGAACTTGCTGTTAAATATGGTATCAGATCTATCCCGGCGATCCTTTTCTTCAAAGATGGTGAAGTGGTAGACCAGATGGTAGGTGCAGCTTCTAAAGATGCATTTGCAGAAAAAATCAACGCACAACTGTAA
- a CDS encoding phytanoyl-CoA dioxygenase family protein, with protein MILTEKQLQSFETNGFLLLPQFADHELCDTIKDIAAAHLKHKVPPIETEMEYVGKTKEERKLISDGKAHLLEGQVTVRRLRQVYHRDIVFKRWMENEKIRPVLKQILGENPTITISHHNSIMTKMPHTSTETSWHQDFRYWHFENDNLVSVWLALDEETAANGVLEFIPGSHKMHFSVSQFDEKEYFSDALEENREIIAQKVSYPLQKGDVVLFHCKLLHRANKNSTDEPKISFVYTVKGCSNKAIEGTRSSEFAEVPLN; from the coding sequence ATGATACTGACAGAGAAACAGCTTCAAAGTTTTGAGACGAACGGTTTTCTGCTCTTGCCGCAATTTGCAGACCATGAGCTTTGCGATACCATCAAAGATATAGCTGCTGCACATCTCAAACACAAAGTACCGCCTATTGAGACAGAAATGGAGTATGTCGGTAAGACAAAAGAGGAGCGGAAGCTCATCTCCGACGGGAAAGCCCATTTGCTGGAAGGGCAGGTGACCGTACGCCGTCTCCGTCAGGTCTATCATCGTGATATCGTCTTTAAACGATGGATGGAAAATGAAAAGATACGTCCGGTACTCAAGCAGATACTGGGAGAGAATCCCACCATTACCATTTCGCATCACAACTCGATTATGACGAAGATGCCGCATACTTCCACCGAGACCTCCTGGCATCAGGATTTCCGATACTGGCATTTTGAGAATGACAATCTGGTCTCTGTCTGGCTTGCCCTGGATGAAGAGACTGCCGCCAATGGGGTGTTGGAGTTCATTCCTGGAAGCCACAAAATGCATTTCTCTGTTTCACAGTTCGACGAAAAAGAGTATTTCTCCGATGCACTCGAAGAGAATCGTGAGATCATTGCACAAAAAGTGAGTTATCCGCTGCAGAAAGGGGATGTGGTCCTTTTTCACTGCAAACTACTGCACAGAGCCAACAAAAACAGTACGGATGAACCGAAGATATCATTCGTCTATACGGTCAAAGGATGCAGTAACAAAGCCATAGAAGGAACACGCTCTTCGGAGTTTGCAGAGGTCCCTCTGAACTGA
- a CDS encoding YraN family protein, with product MRELPKLFGDESEDLATLFLEQEGFVIIERNYFARKLGEIDIIAMQGDVLHFIEVKAGKADFDPVYNLTPEKLRKVINSAHYYMKSKKLDMAFSIDALIVRQDEVEFIENVTL from the coding sequence ATGCGTGAACTTCCAAAGCTTTTTGGTGATGAAAGTGAAGATCTCGCTACCCTTTTTCTCGAACAGGAAGGTTTTGTCATTATCGAACGAAACTATTTTGCCCGTAAACTGGGTGAGATAGACATTATCGCCATGCAGGGGGATGTCCTTCATTTCATCGAGGTAAAAGCAGGAAAGGCGGACTTTGACCCGGTCTATAATCTTACTCCCGAAAAACTCCGAAAAGTCATCAACTCCGCACACTACTATATGAAAAGCAAAAAACTCGATATGGCATTCAGTATCGATGCGCTCATTGTACGGCAGGATGAGGTTGAATTTATTGAGAATGTTACGCTATAA
- a CDS encoding molybdopterin oxidoreductase family protein, whose amino-acid sequence MTKEVEREEIESVCTYCGVGCDITGVVENNRIIKIYAQKDGVVSEGNLCIKGKYGYDFVESKDRIRDPRIRKTFLEKNLHIKEAFAAKLSPFNSEFLTCDLDTATSIATMKLDEIKKKYGGDAFCAIGGARTSCESAYAFQKFCRETMDSPHVDNCARVCHSPSLKGMRATMGEGAATNPYNDIYETEFMVVIGSNTMEAHPIIANRIVNVAKQHNNLAVIDVRETKLVKFAKHNCVIPFESNLLVLNMMAYVIIDEELYDRSFIDNRTKGFDTFKEKILNDPYANPDFFKNVEGYEYLAKMIPNIAREYAVKKSMIFWGLGITQHLDGSHAVMAITHLALMTGNVGKTGAGLMPLRGQNNVQGACDMGCLPYFAPDYQQPKKEGLMTPQLMDAMLDGRIKALLNMGEDITHIHPNINKIDKAMDMLEFCMVQELFMTDVTKKADIIIGVKSAYEKTGVYVNAMRRLHLSQPLVKSDLPDDWEVLTQMADKLGDGENFHFKTSEDVWNEVREVAPRRFSGAAYFRLERHRKRGMQWPIYHEDTPILHLLDFRTDDGLGKYVYKQYEPRGMVQQILDKNLFDEKLEGYYLTTGRTLAHYNNAAQTKQTESLLKKHDEDVLLAPLEDEEKLGDRVILKSEYGESEALTVKYTDKVKKKTLFCTFHHAASRVNAVFGDEADELIYTARFKSVKVDVIPVGDEIACG is encoded by the coding sequence ATGACAAAAGAAGTCGAGCGGGAAGAGATAGAAAGTGTATGTACCTACTGTGGTGTCGGGTGCGATATCACCGGTGTGGTCGAGAACAACAGGATCATCAAGATTTATGCACAGAAAGATGGTGTGGTCTCGGAAGGAAACCTCTGTATCAAAGGGAAGTACGGGTATGACTTCGTAGAGTCAAAAGACCGGATACGCGACCCGCGTATCCGTAAAACATTTCTGGAGAAGAACCTTCATATCAAAGAAGCATTTGCAGCAAAACTCTCTCCGTTCAACAGTGAATTCCTGACCTGTGATCTCGATACGGCAACAAGTATCGCAACGATGAAACTCGATGAGATCAAAAAGAAGTATGGCGGTGATGCCTTCTGTGCCATCGGCGGTGCAAGGACCTCCTGCGAATCTGCCTATGCCTTCCAGAAATTCTGCCGTGAAACGATGGATTCCCCACATGTGGACAACTGTGCAAGGGTCTGCCACTCTCCATCACTCAAAGGAATGAGAGCGACCATGGGTGAGGGTGCCGCGACCAACCCATACAATGACATTTATGAGACGGAATTTATGGTGGTCATCGGCTCCAACACGATGGAAGCCCACCCGATCATCGCCAACCGTATCGTCAATGTGGCAAAGCAGCACAACAACCTGGCTGTGATCGATGTACGGGAGACGAAACTGGTCAAATTCGCCAAGCACAACTGTGTCATTCCTTTTGAGTCCAACCTCCTCGTGCTCAATATGATGGCATATGTGATCATCGATGAGGAGCTGTATGACCGGAGTTTCATTGACAACCGTACCAAAGGTTTCGATACATTCAAAGAGAAGATACTTAACGACCCGTATGCCAACCCTGACTTCTTCAAAAATGTGGAAGGGTATGAGTACCTGGCAAAGATGATCCCGAACATCGCCAGAGAGTATGCCGTGAAAAAATCGATGATCTTCTGGGGTCTGGGCATTACGCAGCACCTTGACGGTTCCCATGCTGTTATGGCCATTACCCACCTGGCACTGATGACAGGAAATGTAGGAAAAACCGGTGCAGGGCTCATGCCGCTTCGTGGACAGAACAACGTGCAGGGTGCCTGCGATATGGGTTGTCTGCCATACTTCGCACCGGATTATCAGCAGCCCAAAAAAGAGGGACTTATGACACCGCAGCTGATGGATGCGATGCTGGACGGGCGTATCAAAGCCCTGCTCAATATGGGTGAAGACATCACCCACATCCACCCAAACATCAACAAGATCGACAAGGCAATGGACATGCTTGAATTCTGCATGGTACAGGAGCTGTTCATGACGGATGTGACCAAAAAAGCCGATATCATCATCGGTGTGAAGTCCGCCTATGAAAAAACAGGTGTCTATGTCAATGCCATGAGAAGGCTGCACCTTTCCCAGCCGCTTGTGAAGTCGGACCTTCCTGATGACTGGGAAGTGTTGACCCAAATGGCGGACAAACTCGGAGATGGAGAGAATTTCCATTTCAAAACGAGTGAAGATGTCTGGAACGAAGTACGTGAAGTAGCACCGAGACGCTTCTCCGGAGCAGCCTATTTCAGGCTTGAACGTCACAGGAAAAGAGGAATGCAGTGGCCGATCTACCATGAAGATACACCGATCCTCCACTTGCTTGACTTCCGTACCGATGACGGTCTGGGAAAGTATGTATACAAGCAGTACGAGCCCCGCGGTATGGTACAGCAGATACTGGACAAAAACCTTTTTGACGAAAAACTCGAGGGGTACTACCTGACAACGGGCAGAACACTGGCACACTACAACAATGCCGCACAGACCAAACAGACGGAGTCACTGCTTAAAAAACATGATGAAGATGTACTTTTGGCACCACTTGAAGATGAAGAGAAGCTGGGGGACAGGGTGATCCTGAAGTCCGAGTACGGTGAGAGTGAAGCGTTGACGGTGAAGTATACCGACAAGGTAAAGAAAAAGACACTCTTCTGTACCTTCCACCATGCAGCCTCAAGGGTCAATGCTGTCTTTGGAGATGAAGCGGACGAACTCATTTATACGGCACGTTTCAAATCGGTCAAGGTAGATGTGATCCCTGTGGGGGACGAGATCGCCTGCGGGTAA
- a CDS encoding YajQ family cyclic di-GMP-binding protein, with protein sequence MAKDHYFDITAKLDMMEMKNAIVMAEKEVATRFDFKGIKAEINLNEQAKTLSLSSSSDQKIDALKDILISKLIKRGIAGKALEEVKTEGISGGNTKVIYRIVDTIDKAEAKEIVKAIKAMKLKVTPSIQGDEVRVSGKKIDDLQAVMAEVKKLDLKAPLVFGNFK encoded by the coding sequence ATGGCAAAAGATCACTATTTTGATATTACGGCAAAGCTTGACATGATGGAGATGAAGAATGCGATCGTCATGGCGGAAAAAGAGGTGGCGACACGTTTCGACTTCAAAGGTATTAAAGCCGAGATCAACCTGAACGAACAGGCAAAGACCCTCTCTTTGAGCTCTTCAAGTGACCAGAAGATCGATGCACTCAAAGATATCCTTATCTCCAAACTCATCAAAAGAGGCATTGCTGGAAAAGCACTTGAAGAGGTAAAGACCGAAGGGATCAGCGGCGGTAATACCAAAGTGATCTACCGTATCGTCGATACCATCGACAAAGCCGAAGCCAAAGAGATCGTCAAAGCGATCAAGGCCATGAAACTGAAGGTCACTCCCTCCATCCAGGGCGATGAGGTACGTGTTTCAGGAAAGAAGATCGATGATCTGCAGGCGGTGATGGCCGAGGTAAAGAAGCTGGATCTCAAAGCACCGTTGGTGTTCGGTAACTTCAAATAG
- a CDS encoding homoserine dehydrogenase: MVKIGILGVGTVGASVAKILEENGDIIEARAGKKIIVKSGVVKNLNKDRGVNIVLSDNPADVVDDPEIDIVVELMGGVEEPYALVKRALENGKAVVTANKALLAYHRYELQEIAGDIPLMYEASTAGGIPVIGALRNGLSANHIDSIQGIMNGTCNYMLTKMINEGAQYDEILKEAQELGYAEADPTFDVGGFDASHKLLILASIAYGLDAKPEDILIEGIENITQTDVAFAKEFGYEIKLLGIAKKVGEGVELRVHATMIPQESMIAKVDGVMNAVTVVGDRVGETMYYGPGAGGDATASAVIADIVDIVRGNQGPMLGYKKGLESGLKLLSRDEIKTQYYIRLEVDDQSGVLAAITSTLGEFGISIESMLQKPTNNEEIAKLLFTTHKTQESKMQDAMDALGKLDVVHGEIAMMRIEK; the protein is encoded by the coding sequence ATGGTTAAAATAGGAATTCTGGGTGTAGGGACCGTCGGTGCAAGTGTCGCGAAGATACTTGAAGAGAACGGTGATATCATCGAAGCAAGAGCGGGTAAGAAGATCATCGTCAAATCGGGTGTGGTCAAGAACCTGAATAAAGACAGAGGTGTCAATATCGTGCTGAGTGACAACCCGGCAGATGTGGTGGATGACCCGGAGATCGATATCGTCGTGGAACTGATGGGTGGCGTGGAAGAGCCTTATGCTTTGGTCAAAAGAGCACTTGAGAACGGCAAAGCGGTGGTCACGGCCAACAAGGCCCTGCTGGCTTACCACCGTTATGAACTTCAGGAGATCGCCGGTGACATCCCTTTGATGTATGAAGCGAGTACTGCCGGGGGTATCCCGGTGATCGGTGCCTTGAGGAACGGGCTTTCGGCCAACCATATCGACTCCATTCAGGGCATCATGAACGGTACCTGCAACTACATGCTCACCAAGATGATCAACGAAGGTGCGCAGTATGACGAGATCCTCAAAGAGGCACAGGAGCTGGGGTATGCAGAAGCGGACCCGACCTTCGATGTCGGTGGTTTTGATGCTTCCCACAAGCTGCTGATACTGGCATCCATCGCTTACGGTCTCGATGCCAAACCCGAAGATATCCTTATCGAGGGTATCGAGAATATCACCCAGACCGATGTGGCTTTTGCCAAAGAGTTCGGATACGAGATCAAACTGCTCGGTATCGCCAAAAAAGTAGGCGAGGGTGTGGAGCTTCGTGTGCATGCAACGATGATCCCCCAGGAGAGTATGATCGCCAAAGTGGACGGCGTGATGAATGCGGTGACCGTTGTGGGCGACCGTGTCGGTGAGACGATGTACTACGGGCCGGGAGCCGGCGGAGATGCCACAGCTTCAGCGGTCATCGCCGATATCGTCGATATCGTACGCGGGAACCAGGGGCCGATGCTTGGCTATAAAAAAGGTCTTGAGAGCGGTCTTAAGCTTTTGAGCAGAGATGAGATCAAGACACAGTACTACATCAGGCTGGAAGTGGACGACCAGAGCGGTGTACTGGCAGCGATCACTTCCACGCTGGGCGAGTTCGGTATCTCCATAGAGTCGATGCTGCAGAAACCGACCAACAATGAAGAGATCGCGAAACTGCTCTTTACGACCCACAAGACCCAGGAGAGCAAGATGCAGGATGCTATGGATGCGCTTGGCAAGCTCGATGTGGTCCATGGTGAGATCGCAATGATGCGCATAGAGAAGTAG
- a CDS encoding LL-diaminopimelate aminotransferase produces the protein MFDEIQFEKINRLPKYLFAEINDLKMDLRRKGHDIIDFSMGNPDADTPQPIIDKLCEVAQRSKTHGYSASKGIYKLRLAMSDWYKRKYNVDLDPDKEIVATMGSKEGYVHLVQAISNPGDVAIVPDPTYPIHSQAFILAGANVEKMHLIFDEETFAVDEDRFLSDLEEALDNSVPQAKFLVVNFPHNPTTATVTPQFYERLVALAKAKRFYIISDIAYADITFDGYTTPSIMEVEGAKDVAVEAYTLSKSYNMAGWRVGFVVGNQKLIGALQAIKSWLDYGMFTPIQVAATVALNEHYTVPDTQIIPLYEKRRDVMVKAFTNAGWPLAKPNASMFIWGKIPEVAREMGSLEFSKQLLLHAGVAVSPGVGFGKYGDDYVRIALIENEKRIRQAARNIKKFLKELEEKKKENG, from the coding sequence ATGTTTGACGAAATACAATTTGAAAAGATAAACAGATTACCAAAATACCTCTTTGCAGAGATCAACGATCTGAAAATGGATCTGCGTCGCAAGGGGCATGATATCATCGATTTTTCTATGGGAAACCCGGATGCCGATACGCCGCAGCCTATCATAGACAAGCTCTGCGAAGTGGCACAGCGTTCCAAGACACACGGCTACTCTGCAAGCAAAGGAATCTACAAACTCCGTCTGGCCATGAGTGACTGGTACAAGAGAAAATACAATGTCGACCTTGACCCTGACAAAGAGATCGTAGCAACCATGGGAAGCAAAGAGGGATATGTGCATCTGGTACAGGCGATTTCCAATCCGGGAGATGTAGCGATCGTGCCCGATCCTACCTATCCTATCCACTCACAGGCATTCATTCTGGCAGGTGCCAATGTGGAGAAGATGCATCTGATCTTCGATGAGGAGACCTTCGCAGTGGATGAAGACCGTTTCCTCTCTGACCTGGAAGAGGCTTTGGACAATTCTGTACCGCAGGCAAAATTCCTGGTGGTGAATTTTCCGCATAACCCGACCACTGCGACGGTGACACCGCAGTTCTATGAGAGACTGGTTGCCCTGGCAAAAGCGAAGCGTTTCTACATTATCTCTGATATCGCTTATGCGGATATCACGTTTGACGGCTACACCACACCTTCCATCATGGAAGTTGAAGGTGCGAAAGATGTCGCGGTCGAGGCTTATACACTTTCCAAGTCCTACAACATGGCAGGATGGAGGGTCGGTTTCGTTGTCGGGAACCAGAAACTCATCGGTGCGCTCCAGGCGATCAAGTCGTGGCTTGACTACGGCATGTTCACACCCATCCAGGTGGCAGCGACCGTAGCGCTGAACGAACACTATACCGTTCCGGATACACAGATCATCCCTCTGTATGAAAAAAGACGTGATGTCATGGTCAAAGCCTTTACCAATGCCGGCTGGCCTCTGGCGAAGCCCAATGCCTCCATGTTCATCTGGGGGAAGATCCCCGAGGTGGCAAGAGAGATGGGTTCTCTGGAGTTCTCCAAGCAGCTGCTTCTGCATGCAGGTGTGGCAGTGAGCCCGGGTGTCGGCTTCGGAAAATACGGTGATGACTATGTACGTATCGCGTTGATCGAAAATGAAAAACGTATCCGCCAGGCGGCGAGAAATATCAAGAAATTCCTCAAAGAACTCGAAGAGAAGAAGAAAGAAAATGGTTAA
- the rlmB gene encoding 23S rRNA (guanosine(2251)-2'-O)-methyltransferase RlmB — MIIYGKQVCLYALEKHPETVTTVYVAKKGILPQKLFHQFHDKIKFLEEKWAQSMSKGGNHQGLLLEISPLAQPAFSEVKKEDFLVVLDGLTDVGNIGAIVRSAYALGADAIIATGVKQLNFEAIARTSSGALLDMPFLLIPNILDVCNELHQVGFKLYGAAMDGTPIQKMEFAQKRVLILGSEGKGLSKKAQGKIDHLVSIEMKHAFDSLNVSAAAAILIHRMGYAVK, encoded by the coding sequence ATGATTATTTATGGAAAGCAGGTGTGCCTCTATGCTTTGGAGAAACACCCCGAGACCGTCACCACTGTCTACGTCGCCAAGAAAGGGATCCTGCCGCAGAAACTGTTTCACCAGTTTCATGACAAGATCAAGTTCCTGGAAGAGAAATGGGCGCAGTCCATGAGCAAGGGCGGCAACCATCAGGGTTTGCTGCTTGAGATCTCACCGTTGGCACAGCCTGCTTTTTCAGAAGTAAAAAAAGAAGACTTTCTGGTGGTCCTCGACGGATTGACGGATGTGGGGAATATCGGTGCCATTGTACGCAGTGCCTATGCTCTGGGTGCGGATGCCATCATTGCCACAGGTGTCAAACAGCTGAACTTCGAAGCCATTGCAAGGACAAGTTCGGGGGCACTGCTCGATATGCCGTTCCTGCTCATCCCCAACATCCTCGATGTTTGCAATGAGCTTCATCAGGTAGGTTTCAAGCTCTATGGTGCGGCGATGGACGGTACACCGATTCAAAAGATGGAATTCGCGCAGAAGCGTGTACTGATCCTCGGCAGTGAAGGCAAAGGACTTTCCAAAAAAGCGCAGGGCAAGATAGATCATCTCGTCTCCATAGAGATGAAACATGCATTCGACTCTTTGAATGTCAGTGCAGCAGCAGCAATTTTAATACACAGGATGGGTTATGCAGTTAAATGA